The Novibacillus thermophilus genome segment AAATGATGATCGAACACAACGGACCGTATCGCGTCTTGGAAGCGAAGAACGGAGAAGAGGCTGTGCAGCGCTATGACCAAGAACGCGTCGACCTCGTTCTGATGGATGTGCGGATGCCGGTGATGACAGGTCTAGAGGCGACCAAACGCATACGTGAGAAACATCCTGACAGCCGCATCGTCATGTTGACGACATTCGCTGACGAAGCGTACGCTTTGGAAGCGCTGCAGTCCGGCGCCCTCGGCTACTTGTTAAAAGACGTCGATGTAGATCGCCTGATGGCCTCGATTCAGGGCGCCCTTGTCGGTGACATGGTGCTGGACGGACAAGTGGCGGCAAAAGTGGTCCCGAAACTTCTACAGCGAACACCGCACCCTAAAACGTCAAAGCCGCCCCATAACTTAACCGAACGGGAACAAGTCATTTTACGCCTTGTCGGTGAAGGAAAAAGTAATACTGAAATCGCCCGCGAGCTCTATTTGACAGTCGGCACCGTGAAAAACTACGTGAGTCACTTGCTCTCCAAACTGGGCTTGCGCGACCGGACACAGTTGGCCATCTATGCGTTAAAACACGACTTGACGGAGTGATGGAGACGAGATGTGAATTAAACATCGAGCAGAAAAAATGATGGGCCCCAGTGTCATCCGGTACCCTCATGTGAATCATGGCGTTCTGCCAAACTACACGCAGTGAGCGTCATTCGCAGTAAAGCGATTGCCGACAACATCCTTGTACGAGCACGGCGTTATGACGGCACACGAAAGAGACATCGCGTCTTTCTTGAGATTGAAAACGGATTCATAGGTGAACTCAAGAGAACATGACTTCCGTCATGACGCCCCGTGCAAATTGTGACCGGGGTGAATAGTCGTGAAGTTTGTTTTTTTGTATGCTGAAGGGGAGTTGCAGGGAGGGTAGAGTATGCTTGAAATGAACGATGTGACGAAGCGGTACGGGCAACACGTGGCTGTTCGGGATTTGAATCTCTATCTAGACAAAGGGGAATCAGTCGGGTTGCTCGGACCAAATGGCGCCGGGAAATCGACGAC includes the following:
- a CDS encoding response regulator; amino-acid sequence: MKTILLAEDQQIVRQGLKMMIEHNGPYRVLEAKNGEEAVQRYDQERVDLVLMDVRMPVMTGLEATKRIREKHPDSRIVMLTTFADEAYALEALQSGALGYLLKDVDVDRLMASIQGALVGDMVLDGQVAAKVVPKLLQRTPHPKTSKPPHNLTEREQVILRLVGEGKSNTEIARELYLTVGTVKNYVSHLLSKLGLRDRTQLAIYALKHDLTE